The Plutella xylostella chromosome Z, ilPluXylo3.1, whole genome shotgun sequence region CAGATACTTAGCCTATATTTGTTGGTGAGAAAGACACAAAAGAGCTCTCCTTGGATTACGAGCTTGTACagacttataatattttcaacaGGGGGCGATTGATTTTGATGATGATCATGACACATGTTAGATCTATAGATCTAATACTGGTCTTCAGTAGAACTTTATAGAAGAAGGTTGgtagataattaaattatcactTAATCGTTATGATGATGTCAGCTTTAAGTTTATttcgttcgtttgtttcacacatttataataatgacaCTGAAACATTTTACCGTTAAGTTTAGAATTGCAGTATCATTCATCCACTCTACGTCTTAAAACTCACCTCCAAAAGAGTACATCAAGCTCTTATTGAACTTGCTCTTGTCGGCCATGTCGTTCTGAATAGTGGGGAAGGCGGAGGCGCCTCCGAACGCGAACATGATGGTCCCGAAGGCGAGGAAGAAGTCCTGGAAGCCGTGGATGCCGAGGCGGAAGGTCGGGAACGGACGGATGTCGTTCATCATCTGGATGAAGTAGAGGATGCAGGCTACGAAGGTCGAGCCGAAGGCTATGACTCCGGTGAAGCTGCGgggaatagaatagaatatcctTTTACTCAACAGATTTCAAAAGAAAAGATATCAGATTTTGCTCAAAGAAAATGTGACCCACACGCTGCCGCTGGCCCAAATTCGAACAAATTAACGtgagggtgccattttcttgtaaAAGGGCGTAATTTTTTGCAATTATTTGTGTATTGTCTAGATTATAAGTTTACCAGTGCAATggtctaccaccatttcacaaaggctctGAGGAGAAGAAATGGCAAAGTAACTCCTCGACCAtcatttcaactttttgtttacGTTAAATATCTTCTTGGGGTAACGAGTAGGATAGGTAATGAAATGtaaaaaagaatttaagtAGCATGTATAAAACGAGGCACAATATGTGCAGCAGTTGGtatggtatttatttatttatttattttactttattaggaaaacttacagctaaatCAGTACAattagacaaaaataaaagacaACAAAAAGCCAATTAATAGTTTCCACAGATACACAAAAGGATACATAACAAAAGTCTATAACATTAAACACTAAAACACACGTACACTGGCTATACTAGTTAAACTGGTTATAATAGTTTACCTTTTAACTTAACACATACAATTGTAAATAAAGACATAAATTATTGACTAATGCCCAAATATCCTGGCAAGTGAAACCACCCGCCTTTTTCGCCGTTATGCCAACGATGCTACGAAATTTCGCACAAAGACTATCCTAATAGCCTCTATGCTTGTACAGAATAGGTCAACTTCATCAGACTCGCACAGCCGATTGACCACGATGCTGGCTCGCACGAAAAATGAGTTTTGCTCGTAGTTGGTACTACATTGGGGTACATTCAGCACCGCCTTTTTCCGCGTCATTACTTCGGGAACTCTAAGTTTTACCAGCTGTAATAACTGGGGACAGTCTATGTCACCTCTTACTACTTTCACTAAGAAGATAGCGTCAGCCACAGTTCGTCTGAGTACGAGGGGCAAGAGATGGAAGCGTTCGCACCGGTGTTCGTAGTCAGAATAGGGCACCTTGAACTTAAAGCCTAGGTAGCGAGTAAATTTTTTCTGGATCCTCTCTATTCTGTTGATATAAACATTATATCGAGGATTCCAGATCTGGCTGGCATACTCGAGATGGCTACGCACATAAGCACAGTACAACAATTTCACTGTTTTCATACATTTGAACGGTTTGGACGACCGCATAATGAAGCCAAGTGCCCTCGATGCTTTGCCCACGATGCTATCTATGTGCTGATCAAAAATGATCTTACTATCAAAGACGACACCTAGGTCGCGAGAGGAAAACATCCTTGCTAGGCACTGATCACGGATTAGGTAGTCGGCTATGTGCGATGTCTTTTTCCTACTAAAAGAAACAATGAAGCACTTCGACACGTTAAGGTCTAATTTGTTTTTAGCGCAATAAGAGTCCAGCCTAGATAGATCTTCCTGGAGGAGAGTAGCATTCAGTGCATTGTTAACAGTTCTGAAGATCTTCATGTCGTCTGCAAATAAAAGATGGGAGGAATTTACGAAGCAAGAGTCGATATCACCAATAAAAACGATGAAGAGCAGCGGCCCTAAAAGGGAACCCTGGGGCACCCCGGAAGGAATATCCTTCCAGGTTGAGGTAAACCCGTTGAGGACAACAGCCTGTGAACGATTAGTGAGATAACAGGTGAACCAATTTAACAGATTGTGCCGTACGCCTTGACTATGTAGTTTATTAAGTAGTAGATAATGGTCAATACGGTCAAAGGCCTTGCTGTAATCTGTGTAAATTGCATCCACTTGATCCCCATCAGCCAGGTGCCTGGATAAGAAATCGTTAAAAAGCAGTAGGTTGGTTACTGTGGACCTACGCTTGAGAAAGCCGTGCTGTGCAGGACTAAATGTATGTTTGAGAGCGTTATACAACTGGTTGTACACTATCCGCTCCAGAACTTTAGATATTAAGCACAGCTTTGATATTGGCCTGTAATGCTCGACACACTCCCTGGGGCCTTTTTTGTGGATTGGGGAGATGAACGCAGATTTCCAGATTGTCGGCATAACTCCCTCATCGACGCAGCGCTTGAAAATAATAGATAGCGGGATGCTAAGTTCCTCGGCACATTTTACCAGAAAGATAGCCGGTATGAAGTCGGGTCCCGCGGACTTACTGAGGTCTAGAGATTTAAGTAGTTTCTCAACAACATTTATATCTATTTCTATTGAGCCAATATCACAGTTCGATTGTTCGGAAACTAGGTTGCTTGgtagatttatatttgaattaCTGTTGTTTAAGAAAGTTGACTGGAAATACTCAGAAATATGGTATGGATAGTATGGATAGTCTATAGTCGTTGTGAAATAATTTTGTGTGTCGCGCTACGAGTAGTAATTGATATCGTTGGTAAGTACATAGTTGAAACAGAAGTTAATACGGATATATAGATACCAAGATAGATACGGATACCAAGCCTGCCTTATTTTTCGTAACCATGccgtataataaatatacttacctacaataataatgatacttAAATATGGGATGCGTAGGTAGATAGCTATTGGAAGACTAGCAAAAAAGTAGAAGCCCAGACAGAACCTATACTTCATAACAACACCTTAAAATTGTGGTCAGCTAGCGTTAATATTCTGGGGTTCTAGCTAAAGGAAGGTTAAAGTTAATCTAGACTAGAGGAAACTTCACAAAACCACACGAAACATAATATCTTGCTTACGATTGGTCCAATCCGAAATGATTTCGCAGAGATTGGTCAAAGATATAGGCGTACGGACGCAGTCTGTTTTGGTCAGTCGATCTATaaaattgaaaccacaagataAATTAACTCACAACGGAAGTTACATTTAACTCATAGGGGGTAACTAAATTGATATGAGATAGATGTGCCACTTGTAACTATACATTTCGAGATATGCTAGGAATATTGGTACAATACTAAGAAATTAACTTCTGTGGATGATGAATTGATGACGCTAAGGTATGGTACGATGCAAGTGGATTTCCACACCGTCCATGGTCCCTCCCTGATGGGTTACTTGACTAGTCTAATAAGTGCTTAAAatgccaattttttttttaaatctatttttatttagggaCTTTGTTTTCTATAGAAAACATGTCAGTCCCATCATACCCTAATACAAGTTAACAATCAGCTTACACTATTTCTTAACCTTAAACTAAATCTATGTTTGCGATTAGTTTCCATCTTTAACGTTTTTCACAAACAATTAAACGGATTTACTTACCTGCCAAATTTAAAACTACTCACTATTCAGAGTAAACTTAGTTGTagacctacctacatatttttacaatcaCTTTGACTAAACTGTTTTcatttaatacaaaaatatcataagCCCTTCAGATAATATTTCCTCCGAATCGACCTATCACTTTAACCATATCTGTAGTTAGTTATACCATATTTAATAACAAGTGAAACTCACGAGAAGTCCTTAGGCGAGGTGAACATCATGAGCGGCGTGGTGGCCCCAGCAACGATGAGGAACCAGGCGCAGAAGGTGACCGTGGGGACCAGGGTCCGGAGCACTTCCTCGATGATCTGGGCAGCCATCAGCAGGTAGACCACGGCGGCTCCGAAGAGAGTGGCCATCATAGCCATGGAAACCACCACGCTGGAAGCAGTAGAGGTATAGCAGGTTAGAATTTATACTTAACTGTAGTGGTTATGGGTACCATCGGGGAATCGGGCGGTGGCCCTTAATTGAATGCTCGCGCTTATGTGCCCAGCATGTGGATTTCATCAGGCACGCGGGATCGCACGCCACGCTTTTACCGTGTCCcgcgtgcatattccacgtgttacaatgaatacttttATGAACGCGTGCGGGACAATCCCGCGTTGTACTAaataccatattttttttgaaagattttatttttatatacttagatAAATTTTAGCTGTAGGTAACTACATCTAGATCGAGATCCACCCGTGGTGGCTATTTCTTACCCCATATGTTTATAAACAATTTAACTAACTGATCCATGTACGTAGGTGCCAAGGTTTAGAAACGTACATATATGCTAAACCAGCCGTTCTAAGAAAACCATGGATTGATGCATATTTATCATGCATTCAAGATCTCTACCTGATTCATTCAATGTCGCATAGAATCAATTCTACATTGTAGCAACGTTATGTTGCTCAAGGTTTTTGTGATGGTTTATGTTCGATTcgaatgtataataatatcattttttatgtataaggTAAAAACGCAAAGCTCGTTACAGTCTACTGCGTACTGTTGGGAGGGTTTTGCGCTAAATAATCTTAGCGCTTGGCAGGTGgagataagtacctataagacAAGATAGTTCCCCTAATACCCAGTAAAACTTTACTTGTAAgtataagctacttatctcAAGTTATTAATATCAACATGAAGGTTGTCGGTACCGACTATCGATCGAGCCTATACCTAATATCTCCAAATTGCCTGCCAGGCTTAAAGATTACGTTCGATTTGGGGTTTTCACAATAACCCTGCAGAATTAGAGGATATCCGTGAGAGTGTCAGTATtctatagaatagaatagagtgtCAGTATTAACAGACCTTAAAGAAAGCTTCCGATATACTTGATTTACCCTACCGTTACCTACCTGATtcactaaaattattttttacctatCACCAAATGTGTTTTTATCATTGAAAGTCGTCGTAGGTTTCTAACCGATGCATTAATGAGTCGGAATACCAAAAAACAGCCATTAAGTTTGAGGGAGACTGGTCTACCGACACAACCGGTTCCACACATCACATTGGACATTAATTGTGGGCTAACCACCGGGCTCTACAACTAAGCCGAGCTATATTGAGCTCTATTTATATTGGAAGACAGGTGCAACTGGTTGCATTAGACCTCTAGCAGAATGCCAAGATGATCGTGCTTCAATTTATTACTCACTTACGGCTGTTTTATTCAAAGTTAACTTACATAACGCTTAACtatgtttgttttgaaatacATTATTTCAATAAACCGTGGTATTGGTGGAAAATGTCATTAGATATGGACCGAAATGTGGCATGAAATCTAAAATCATGTTATTCTAAAAAAGGATCATACTTACTTATgagtaaacaaacaaataagcGGACGGAAGTAAAAGCTCTCTAACGTGTGCATAAATTATTGCAATCCGaatcttttattaaatctCTGCCTCGAATTAATTCTTTAATTTATCGTGAGATAAAATTTCATCTTGTTTTTATGCTTGCCTACATGTTATTTATACTACCGGTTGTGTCTATAATGTCGCGGAATCTAGAATGGCatatgtaaataaagttactataTTTATACTATGAGGTAGGCTTTTATGTGACAAGAATTTGGAGTATTAAACATTctctgtgctaccacaaaaaactctaaacactgtttaacaagtgtctaaaacgaaatttgacagattttgtaggcgtttgacagcgctaaacatctgttaaatactgtctaagtttttgtggtaacaCCCTCTGAATCTTCACCAATAGCATTCCGGGAAGAAACAAGAATTCATAATTATCACTCTGTACCAGCTCTACCTACACTCTTCACACTCTTCCCAAGATTAAGGTAACTTTTTAAATCTTCCACTCCTACCTACGACGAGACCGTCAGACAAGTATTATCAGTCGTTTGGTAGAAGTTCGGCCCTTCACCTATCTCACATACAGTTACATGGAGACCTTCACAGTTCACACTACGATACTGGTACTCTTCTCATAAATGTAGTACCTAAGATACTTCGCGGCGACTAGTCTCCGAGACTAGAGTCTTAGAAGGCCTTAGAAGTTGTATTTTATACTAGctattcccgcgagcttcgcttcgccttaaaaagttttcctgtgggaattccgggataaaagtagcctatgttctttcccagggtctagaccgtatgtataccaaatttcattcaaatccgttcagtagttttggcttgaaagagtaacagacagacagacacagttactttcgcatttataatattagttaggatggaaaaacaaaagaaaacagcCCCCCGGTCAACGCAGCTGTATTGTACCAGCCGTagcacataaaataaatacaacaaaTACCTCCACTTCTTCCCAAGCGCCTGGTTGGCAATAATGGCGTACGGGGTGCGTTGCCGGCTCCTCATCTCAGGGTCCCGTGCCTCCACCATGGACCAGCAGTCGCCGAGACGCTTGCCGCTGAACGCCGCGATCACGcacatgatgatgatgatggggACTCCCACCCAGCCTGGAATAGGGAAAGGGAAGTGAATTTATAGAAAGGAACATGTTTATGTTAAACATTAACAAATTTTCGCTGTAAGCCATTGAccataattatacatttatttgtagagggttgtacacaaaactgcgcGTTGCGACCTCGCATCGCAAAAACCTGGGACAGTAAATCAAGTATTTGCCCcgaaaaactgtcaaaacagtCGCCGATTTTTTCGATGCGACGTCACTATTTTTCTACAAGCCCTTTATGATAGATCATTGGATGCTGATAAGGATAAGATGGTTACACGCATAGCATACATAATTGATATAGGTTACAGAGAAGATGGGATTGATTcgagagcaatgaaaaagttccagttacATATGGAACGTAATGgcatggaactttttcattgctcgtgagtcgtgagtgtataaaagaagttaggtatataggtacctagagAGCGCAAAAGTTTCTTTATGGTGCTACCTAAACTAgcttacaatataatattatacttatagaaatctaactaatgaaatcaaatacttaaaagaaaaacaagtTTGGTCCCTATCTTAAGTTAATAAgatacaaatatttaaatgcgGTTAGTTACATAATACCTGTACTGCCAGCATTTTATGTACCTGCCAGTCacctaggtattattaatattatctactTATATTTACTGGTACAACCTGGGCTAGGCATACTTCTCGGTATACTAATTACAcacctatgtacctatatgtgtacttacctaggtactcGTACTTTGCAACAAACTTACGTAATTATCGAAACCTGTATTCCAACGAATGACAGAGGGTAGAGTTTTGAAAACGACTTACTGAttcttacttaattttttataatggtCAGATAGATTTCGTTATGGCTGTCCCATAACTGTTGACTGTACTTCGTTGCATCTATTAGGGATCCCAATCGTAACTATGTTATtgaatatctattaaaaagcttaactacttatattttgATGTAAAGAGATgcgcatttttttcatttgtatGTATCTATTTAAAGGACACTAAACTTATTAGaactattgttcattgtttatCATTGGTGACAAATTCACACTCTAAGAAGAAGCGCTAACATACAGTTTTAAAACGGCTAATCGTTATTCAGTTTAGTAGTCAGGTATAAAGCCGGGGTTTTTGCTATAATATAGTTTTTGTCCTACAGTTGGGTTATGTAACAGCTAACGTGACGGTCGGTTGCTAAGAAGGTACGAGTATAGGTATCTTTCTTAGATTGGTTTAGATTCATGGCCGAACTTTGTGGTCGAAATATGCCCACATTCTGACCCCGTTTGATCTTTCATCGAGTTTGGTATTGTGTATAATGTAGAAGCGAAATATCTTTTCAGCTTTTGGCcacatataaatatgtacctaggtatatttttaataacattcCTAGCCTAGCTGCAGTGGAACATAATACCTAGGTTAAGAATAAATACAGCTAATAAGAAGTTAGACCCGTCTAAGTTCTTATTTGTAAtgacatttcaatatttttcctAGCTGTGTGTTAGATAGAAAACGacattattataagtttaacaaTTAAGTGAATGAACCTGCCTACGTCTAAATTACCACAAAACCTTTGTGCATTCCTTTCCGACAAATCATTAGTCGTATTTAATTACtaaagaacataaaatatcaattaaattatttttaatgtaaatagcAATAAAGAACAGCTATTTCAAAGATATTTCGTAATATTATCGATACCTTTAATAGTAAGGTGTATTTTGATACTATTTTGCTGTATTTTGATAAatcccagcagtgggaaactaAATAGgctaattaaaaaaagtaaatctATGTAGcttttagtaagtacttagtcataataagtataagaCAAAACTGAAGAATAGTAAATAGGAACCTGCCTATTTGAAACAATGAACTGTACACTTATCTAATATAGAATCAGATAATAATAACGCTAGGTGCATACCTAATGCTGCTCTATCTTTTGTGAGACAGAGTGAAATAACACTCTGTTATCAGTTGTAGGTGAGTAACTAGTAGGTTATGGAATTACAAGTGTTTACTTTGTAAATACACAAGTGTGATTTCGGACTCGGAGAAAATGGTGCCTGACAGTGCGAACGTAAAGCTGTGATGTGAACCTGTGACTATTCAGGATAGGATAAAACTAGTTAATACATTGTTTTGACACTAGTAACGTAATAAACTAACGCAAAATAGTTAGTCAAAAAAGCTTCATCAAGCCCCATGCCTTGCAAAAGCAATGGAGCGTTCAGAAGCTAGCTTTCGCAACGCTTTTTAGAGCAAATTCGCAAGGAGCTTATGCTACGCAACCACCACCGATTATTAACTCATTTCTATACAAGACCTAGAACCAGAGATGCGGGGGACAGGCAGGTGTCGCACTTTTGTAAACCCCTCAGCCCAGCTGCGGGCTTTTGGCTTTTcttaatgaatataatatacttggtaatattttaccaatattaattaattcaaaattaagtaggtacttcttaaaaacaatcaaattgaAGCACCGCCCAATCTCTAGATCACTCAATCTTAACTTTAGTCCATTGGCTTcttaacaatataaaaaccATAGTAgtcgacacgctaagaagatcGCGTAACCCTTTAACTggtaaaaaataatcaaacaTTTCGTTGGGTTTATAGCATAAAGTTTGACATAATATGGTGGCCATATTTCGACCACTACTAGTAAAAAGGTTGCATCATCACTCACCGGTCTTGGTCAATGCCCTGGGTAAAGCCAGGACTCCGCTGCCGGCCATCTCTCCAGCGATCAGCAGAGCCACCTGGTTCACTGAGAGCCCTCCGAACCCTCCCTTGCTGGAGCCGCCGccatcgccgccgccgccgccggagcCCTAGAGAAAAGAAACCGGTTAAAGAGTTGGTGACAGgtgatattgtaaaatttgtgTACCTAACTTGGTCCAATGCACATGTTGCATGAAATTTATGAATGAAAGTTGTTTATGTGGGGATTAGAAACATTAGATCAATGGGTGACCGAGCGAATTAGTTAACTTCAAAAATGTTCTTTATTAacctaattaagtaattttacaATGAAAAGTCACTTACGTCCTTTCCGACGAGCGGTGTGGTCTCCGTGGGCCCCTTCTGCGAGCCTCCAGCCTCCAGACCTGACTTCTTCATTGTTCTAAAAAACtgtagaaataaattaaacattaatGAGGTGAACTGTATGGATTAGCGTTCTTCAAAGTACAGAGTAGGACAATAATTTCATGATGTCTGCTTAGAAAGAGGAAAGACCCAGACATTATGCCTTGCCGCAAGCCGAATTTTACGATTATATTGCTAACGTACGGTGAcctgttatgttataaatccggggacgtgttgtgtgtgatgtgtgtagcagtggtgtttatgtggatgtgcttgagaagcatgtgagcttgagatcgctattttaaaaactccgcctgtatacttttatttattatttatttatttattaatgtaagtttccattcaaataattaatatatctTATGGTGTTGCACAACCATTCACAATGTATTTGTTACCCTTTTAGTTCGATACTTTTAATAACACACGCAGACAGACACCACATAAACACAAGATGTAAAAAAAGCTTTTAGAAGATCGCATGGAAGGAGCTTTGGCTACAGAGCTTTAACAAACCGATTTTTTGTAAACTCTACCTGTCTGTATCACGTCTCTACCGGGCTATACAAAACAAAGCTTTCAAgacaaaataaactttattataaattcggTAAAGACTATGAATGATTTTAtaaacttacctacttactttcatACAATGTTTTTCCTAATGAAAAAGCGGAGGGTTATACCTAGTTTTATGTAGATCATCTTATGGCATCGTGTATAAGACGTCGTGGTCAGttgcacaataataataagtgttaattaagtaagtacctacctaggtacaaAACAAGGTGTGCATTCTTAAGGGACTGGTTTTCGATAACAATTTGATATGCGATTATCTCCATTAAGGACATACTTGTTAAGAGCTATAATAAAGCAACTGATCTTCCTTTTGCCCTTTTAACTGTGTTTTAATAGATAGCATTTCACAAAGTAAACGAACTTAAGTTAAAAATGTTAAGCCATGTTATCATGACACCGAGTTGGTTCTATATTTTGTAGGGTTTTTACTTTGAAATTAACTTTGATAATTTGACTAGCTATAAGAATTCAGTTGTACGTAGGTCTATATACTTTAGATAGTTTGAGTATCTAA contains the following coding sequences:
- the LOC105388265 gene encoding amino acid transporter AVT1C, with translation MKKSGLEAGGSQKGPTETTPLVGKDGSGGGGGDGGGSSKGGFGGLSVNQVALLIAGEMAGSGVLALPRALTKTGWVGVPIIIIMCVIAAFSGKRLGDCWSMVEARDPEMRSRQRTPYAIIANQALGKKWSVVVSMAMMATLFGAAVVYLLMAAQIIEEVLRTLVPTVTFCAWFLIVAGATTPLMMFTSPKDFSFTGVIAFGSTFVACILYFIQMMNDIRPFPTFRLGIHGFQDFFLAFGTIMFAFGGASAFPTIQNDMADKSKFNKSLMYSFGAVLILYLPIAIAGYAIYGESVAPNLAASVTATPLTLVANILMAVHLIAAFTILINPVCQEAEELYNIAHDATLWRMGVRVSIMLAILFIGESIPRFYTILALVGGTTVALLTFVLPSLCYLKLSELPPAEGQVAVQQPGWMKMVCWEVIIIGAVGGIAATYSAVSAIFSTAQATPCYLK